GACACCGGCTATCGCGTCGGGCGCGACTCCGTGGACTACCTCGACCGAGTCGGAAAGACCAGCGTTCTCTACGTTCGCACGTGTAGACTCGACTGCCTCCTCACGTCTGTCAACTGCTGTGACATCGGCACCCCGGCGCGCTGCCTCTATCGAGACAGCACCCGTGCCGCTTCCGACGTCGAGGAAACTGTCGTCCTCCTCTAGATTGAACTTCTGGAGAAGTATACCACGTACCTCGGGCTTCGTAGGACCCGCACTCACCTCCTTGACTATCTCAACCGCCATACTTCGAACTCTCGTTCGGGGCATAAAACAATTACGTTTGTCTTAATTAAAATGGATTTGTACTTCTGCGACTGGGCGTCTCAGTACGAGTGAGGTAAGACGCAGAGATACGAGACGGAAGAAGGAAAGACTGTGTCTAAACGTAGTCAGATATTCTCTCGACGCCTTCCTTGATCCTCTCCTCGCTCGCGGCGTAAGACATACGCAGGTAGCCGTCTACTCCGAACGCACTACCGGGCGTCGTGGCTACGTGTTCCTCCTGGAGTATCTCCTCGGCGAGAGCGGCGTCGTCGTCTGTCTCGACGGGAACGAAGGCGTAGAACGCCCCCTTCGGCTCGGGCATATCGACACCTATGTCGGCGAGCGCGTCCATCAGTAGGTCACGTCTCGACTCGAAGGTGTCACGCATACTCTCGACAGGCTCGTGGGTACCGTCGAGTGCTGCGAGCCCACCCCACTGTGCGAAGTTGGTCGCACAAGAGACCGAGTGGGAATGTACCTTACCCGCCTCGTCGAGGAACTCTTCGGGGGCGGTG
The window above is part of the Candidatus Afararchaeum irisae genome. Proteins encoded here:
- the cbiT gene encoding precorrin-6Y C5,15-methyltransferase (decarboxylating) subunit CbiT gives rise to the protein MPRTRVRSMAVEIVKEVSAGPTKPEVRGILLQKFNLEEDDSFLDVGSGTGAVSIEAARRGADVTAVDRREEAVESTRANVENAGLSDSVEVVHGVAPDAIAGVEPDVAFIGGSRRFESVLDLLEEKGVRKVVMNAARLETAAEMVSEFREREILEESFHIQVSKGRELVGQTAFKPNTQTYMVVGSCDGGKGNQNANEEGDE